GCCAGGTCTAAAGATTGAGACATGTGTTAAGGATAGGACTGTCACTACCGACCAGGAGGGTCGCTTTAGTATCACCGTTCCTCTGGATGTATCATTCTGCTTAAGACCAATTGATGGCGTACCGGAGGGGGCTAAGCTAACCCGCACAAATAATAATATAGAAACATCAGGCCAGCCAACTTACGAATACCAGCGAGCAGGGGTAGATGCCTATAGGAGCGTTTGGTACTTCCTTCGTCCAGAGTTTAATTGGGACCGAAGGAACGACACAGGCTATAACTTCTACTACACTAAATAGTTTCTTATTTCGACAATAGCATAATAGATACTACTACGGATTAAGCTACCTTTTTATCAAGTACCAATCATATATATTATAAAACCTATTACTTGGTTCCTGGATTTTTTTTGCGTCAAAGCCCTTCAGAGAGTCGGTTTGTGAATAATTATAATAGGGGCTATACAATATCAGTGCTGGAACATCCTTGGCCCATAAATCCACAAAGCTAGAATAGCGTGTTGCCTTATAGGCAGGGTCCTTGGCTAGTCTGCCAGACTCTAAAAGATTGTCTACCTCAGTATTTTTATAGGCCGATACATTCAGCCCAGGGTCGGCAGATTGGCTGGAGTGCCAGAAACTGTAGACATCCGAATCGAGACCAAGATTTTGTCCATACACTAGTACATCATAGTTGCGGCTTCTAATATAATTCTGCTGGAGCTGTGTGCTATCTGCAGTAATAACCTCCACCTCTAGGCCTAGCAATCGCCAGCTTTCTGCAAGCGAGTTAGCGACAGATTCATAGCTGGAGTTTTCCAGTGTTACAACTCTTATTTTGGCGTTTCCAGCACCAGACTTTTCATACAACTCCTTGGATTTCTGGATGTCATAATCATACTTCTGGGCCGATGAGTTAAACCCAGGGTAGCCCGCTGGAATCGGATAATTCGCGATAACAGCTTCCCCTTCAAGACTGCTATCAATAATGGCTCGTCTATCAACAGAATATGCTAAGGACTTTCTGAGGTCAGGATTGTTTAAAATTGGACTTTTTAGATTAAAGAATGCCCCAACATAGGCTGGTAAGCCTAGCCTGTGGGTTGTAACCGATTCAATCTTATCTACTACCTCTAGCTTGGATGGTGGAACCTGCGAAACTGCATCAACCTGCTTCCTGACTAGGGCCCCTAGCATTTCATCTGCGTCCTCGAAGAGCTCTATGCGCACCTTGGGTATATAGGGGGTATGTATATAATAAAACTCATTGGCGGTTAGCTCTACTACACTACTATCGACTTCTAATAGCTCCAGTTTATATGGCCCACTGCCGATAGGTCGTTGATTAAATTCATATGACCGGAGGCTGGAGGGCTTGACCTCTCCTAGCAAATGCTTCGGCAATACACCTAGGGTTGTGTTAGCCAAAAAATTGCCATAGGATGATGGAAGAATAAATTTTATGGTATTCTCATCTACTACTAAGTACTTAACACCGCTCCAATTGGATAAAAATGGGCTTCTTGTATCGGGGTTTTGTACCCTTTCGATTGTAAAGGCGATGTCGCTAGCTGTGAGTTTTGTGCCATCCTGCCACTTTACAGATGGTCGTAGATAAAAAGTATACTCCCTACGGTCATCTGACACATCCCATCTGTCAGCAATGTCCGGCGTGATTTCTCTTCGGCCGTTAATTTTAGTAAGGCCACTAAAAACTAGGCTAGATACATCTTCAGATGCAGAGTTATCTGGGAATAGTGGATTCACACTCTTGACCACGCCCAATACTGCTTCTCGATATACACCACCATTTTGGGGAGAATCGACTTGGCTAATTGTACCGAGAGATTGGATCTGTACTGTTAGGCCCCATATAGAAATAAATATAATAAACACCCAAGACGCAAAAGGCCAGCGAACATTACCTAGCTTCTGCCAAGATCCGTAGACATGCCTGTGGAGGTAGTTGGCAAACCAGGTCCGCCACAATCGAGCATTCCTCCTTAGCCTTCTAACCTTTCTATGGAGAGTAAACCCCGTATAAGAACTCATTACTTAATAATTAGCAAGCCAATTATGCAGGCTACGAATGCCGCCACAAGTATCATCGTCCCATAGAACAAGAACTTTTCAGTGCCTCGCTTAGTCCTGTAAAAATTGCTTTCTCCACCGAATGCTGCCCCCAAACCAGAGCTCTGGTTCTGAAGCAAAACAGACACGGTTATAAGCGCTGAAATCATAACTAATATGTATTGTAGTATTATTCTCATATTTATTCCTTATCAATTATAAAGCTCATGGCGTAGTTGGCAACCCATACCACCAGTACAGTGCCGATTGCGGACCAAACAGAGTTGACTTGAAAAGATGGATATATCGCGCTAGTAATATACAGCAAAAGTGCATTAATAATCAAGCTAAATAGGCCTAGTGTCAGGACAATTGCTGGCAAACTCAGTATTGTTAAGGCTGGCCTCAGTGTGGCGTTAACGATACCAAATACCAGGCTTGCGACCACTACAACCCACACGCCGTCGGCATTAATGCCGCTAAGAAAAATCGAGGCCAAAAAGAGTCCGACAAAATTAGCGAGCCATGTTAAAAGAAACCTTCTTGCCATACAGTGTATTTTAACATACCCTCGGCTCTATAATATAGTTATGCCGGGAGGTTTGAGGCAATCAGCTTGGCTAGTTTGGCCCCCACTATAGCCTCAAGCTTCTCTGGTGAAGCCTCTTTAACGCCAGCTACGCTGCCGAGGGCCATAATTAGTTTCTTTCTAGTAGCAGGCCCGACTCCTGGTATTTCTTCAAGTTGAGAATGGGCAATTCTCTTGGCGCGTACTTTTGTATGATAAGCTACAGCGAATCTATGAGCTTCATCACGAACCCTTTGCAATAGATGCAGTACTGCTGAATCGGGCTCAAAATTAGCGATGTAGTACCCGCCCTCCTTGGCGAGTTGAGTTGGATTCGGCAGATCCTCCCTATCAATAACCAGCGTCTCGAACCTTTTAGCAAGCCCCACTGTCAATGTTTTAACACCGAGCTCACTGATAACCTGCCTGGCACAAGAAAGCTGACCCTTGCCGCCGTCTACTATGATAAGATCGGGCTTGGGCCAGGATTTGTTGCGAGTGCCGAATCGCCGTGAAATGGTCTCCTGCATCATGGCGAAATCATTTGGGCCCCTTGTACGCATTTTGAAATGCCGATAAGCGGCGTTATCAGGAAGCCCATCTGTAAATACTACCATTGAGCTTACGCTATCACCCCCCGCAAAATTACTGATATCGTAGCATTCTATCCTTCTAGGAGAGGAGCTAAGCTGTAAAATTGCAGTAAGGCCAGAAAGTGCTTCATCCTTGCCAATGATAATCTTTTCCTCAGCACCAAAAACAACCCTACTGCCGAGTGACTTTAGAGCCAAATATTGGTTACGCAGGACTATCGCCTCTTCATATTTTCGATCCTTAGCAAGGCGGCTGATATCCCTTTGCAGGCTGTCAATTAGCTGGGTGCTTTTTCCTTCAAGCACCATGATGAGCTTGCTTATTTGCCTACGATACACGAGCTTTGTAACATCGGGGCTCGGAAGAACGCCGATTTGGTATTCTAGCTTGGAGCTATAATTATGGTTCTCTTTCACGAAATATGGGAATACACGGCGTAAATACTTAAGCGCCTGCCTAACCCCATAGCTCTGGACAAAAGGCCCAAAGTAGCGAGCTTTGTCATCGTTGGGCCTTCGCACCAGGGTGACCGAGGGAAAATCTTGCTGAGTTGTTATCCGCACAAAAATAAAGTTCTTATCATCTCGCTCGCGCACATTATATAGGGGCTTATGGCGCTTAATATATTCTGCCTCAAGAAATAATGCATCTATCTCCGAACTCGTCTGCACCCAATCCACATCAGCTATACATTTGACTAAGCGCAGTGTCTTAGTATCCGTCTGGGCACCGGTAAAGTAAGATCTAACCCTTCTCTTGAGTATAGATGCTTTGCCAATATATATTATTTTGCCAGATGAATCCTTGAAGAAGTATACACCTGGATTGGTGGGCAACTCATCCAGTCTATTTTGAAGTTTTTTTACCATGGGCTAATTATACATCATTGATATTAATATAGTCGCTTAGGAGCTTTAGCTTGATAAAATTATAAATAGTTGTATATTAAAATTGTACAGATACCAAAGGAGCAAGTATGAACCTAAAAGAGTTGACTACAGGCCATTCGGAGTCGGAGGTACTACAGCTAGTTATCTTAATCCGAGAATTCGCCGAAGCCCAAATAGAGCTAGCTAATGAATCTTTAAGCATTAGAAGCTTGGAACAGGAGAGCATCTTACGGCGAATCAAGGATATTGTATCAAAGCTTCG
This Patescibacteria group bacterium DNA region includes the following protein-coding sequences:
- the secG gene encoding preprotein translocase subunit SecG, giving the protein MRIILQYILVMISALITVSVLLQNQSSGLGAAFGGESNFYRTKRGTEKFLFYGTMILVAAFVACIIGLLIIK
- a CDS encoding phage holin family protein, giving the protein MARRFLLTWLANFVGLFLASIFLSGINADGVWVVVVASLVFGIVNATLRPALTILSLPAIVLTLGLFSLIINALLLYITSAIYPSFQVNSVWSAIGTVLVVWVANYAMSFIIDKE
- a CDS encoding excinuclease ABC subunit UvrC, with the protein product MVKKLQNRLDELPTNPGVYFFKDSSGKIIYIGKASILKRRVRSYFTGAQTDTKTLRLVKCIADVDWVQTSSEIDALFLEAEYIKRHKPLYNVRERDDKNFIFVRITTQQDFPSVTLVRRPNDDKARYFGPFVQSYGVRQALKYLRRVFPYFVKENHNYSSKLEYQIGVLPSPDVTKLVYRRQISKLIMVLEGKSTQLIDSLQRDISRLAKDRKYEEAIVLRNQYLALKSLGSRVVFGAEEKIIIGKDEALSGLTAILQLSSSPRRIECYDISNFAGGDSVSSMVVFTDGLPDNAAYRHFKMRTRGPNDFAMMQETISRRFGTRNKSWPKPDLIIVDGGKGQLSCARQVISELGVKTLTVGLAKRFETLVIDREDLPNPTQLAKEGGYYIANFEPDSAVLHLLQRVRDEAHRFAVAYHTKVRAKRIAHSQLEEIPGVGPATRKKLIMALGSVAGVKEASPEKLEAIVGAKLAKLIASNLPA
- a CDS encoding peptide ABC transporter substrate-binding protein → MWRTWFANYLHRHVYGSWQKLGNVRWPFASWVFIIFISIWGLTVQIQSLGTISQVDSPQNGGVYREAVLGVVKSVNPLFPDNSASEDVSSLVFSGLTKINGRREITPDIADRWDVSDDRREYTFYLRPSVKWQDGTKLTASDIAFTIERVQNPDTRSPFLSNWSGVKYLVVDENTIKFILPSSYGNFLANTTLGVLPKHLLGEVKPSSLRSYEFNQRPIGSGPYKLELLEVDSSVVELTANEFYYIHTPYIPKVRIELFEDADEMLGALVRKQVDAVSQVPPSKLEVVDKIESVTTHRLGLPAYVGAFFNLKSPILNNPDLRKSLAYSVDRRAIIDSSLEGEAVIANYPIPAGYPGFNSSAQKYDYDIQKSKELYEKSGAGNAKIRVVTLENSSYESVANSLAESWRLLGLEVEVITADSTQLQQNYIRSRNYDVLVYGQNLGLDSDVYSFWHSSQSADPGLNVSAYKNTEVDNLLESGRLAKDPAYKATRYSSFVDLWAKDVPALILYSPYYNYSQTDSLKGFDAKKIQEPSNRFYNIYDWYLIKR